One Novosphingobium sp. EMRT-2 DNA segment encodes these proteins:
- a CDS encoding 2-oxoadipate dioxygenase/decarboxylase family protein: MIDMHDTAIARLVEGLVGPAAAQETLARIAHLPETTGAPAGMASRLDFTWAMNAALFADLLERVPTGRAYVADRIAAGERIRFDHGALRTIRFPSSATGAMAGGIDAFRRILEPLGYRVAAVYPLPRLRMTGFAFRHLGDPENVPQFFVSELDVGQFDGAFGAAAHRVFDSSRDPLDDQAKAVLARFASEGTVPLADALPALRTILTAFGRQHAMPALADYETLLAQSAEAAWIATEGNSFNHVTDRVDDVDQVAAQQRALGRPIKDRVEVSANGRVRQTAFRADPVQRFFRDAQGRGVEREVPGSFYEFITRDREPLSRKLDLSFDSANATGIFTMTRAA, translated from the coding sequence ATGATCGATATGCATGATACGGCGATTGCCCGGCTGGTCGAGGGCCTTGTCGGGCCAGCGGCGGCGCAGGAAACGCTGGCGCGCATCGCCCATCTTCCCGAAACCACCGGCGCGCCCGCCGGCATGGCATCGCGGCTGGACTTCACCTGGGCCATGAACGCCGCGCTGTTCGCCGATCTGCTGGAGCGCGTGCCCACAGGCCGCGCCTACGTCGCCGACCGCATCGCGGCGGGCGAGCGCATCCGCTTCGATCACGGCGCGCTGCGCACCATCCGCTTCCCGTCGAGCGCGACCGGGGCAATGGCGGGCGGGATCGACGCGTTCCGCCGCATTCTGGAACCGCTGGGCTATCGCGTGGCGGCGGTCTATCCCCTGCCGCGCCTGCGCATGACCGGCTTCGCCTTCCGCCATCTGGGCGATCCCGAGAACGTGCCGCAGTTCTTCGTCAGCGAGCTGGACGTGGGCCAGTTCGACGGCGCGTTCGGCGCCGCCGCGCACCGCGTGTTCGACAGCAGCCGCGATCCGCTGGACGATCAGGCCAAGGCCGTGCTCGCCCGCTTCGCCAGCGAAGGCACAGTGCCGCTGGCCGATGCCCTGCCCGCCCTGCGCACGATCCTTACGGCGTTCGGCCGCCAGCACGCCATGCCGGCGCTGGCCGACTACGAGACTCTCCTCGCGCAATCCGCCGAAGCGGCGTGGATCGCGACCGAAGGCAACAGCTTCAACCACGTGACCGACCGGGTAGATGATGTCGATCAGGTGGCGGCGCAGCAGCGCGCGCTAGGCCGCCCGATCAAGGACCGGGTGGAGGTTTCCGCCAACGGCCGCGTGCGCCAGACCGCGTTCCGCGCCGATCCGGTGCAACGGTTCTTCCGCGATGCGCAGGGCCGCGGCGTGGAACGCGAAGTGCCCGGGTCGTTCTACGAATTCATCACGCGCGATCGCGAACCGCTGTCGCGCAAACTCGATCTCAGCTTCGACAGCGCCAATGCGACCGGCATCTTCACGATGACGCGCGCGGCCTGA
- a CDS encoding LysR substrate-binding domain-containing protein — translation MTDHHQEARRKELPPLPALASFLAAIETSNFSQTGQRLALTQSAVSRQIALLEDWLQVKLFERKGRRVVPTAAALAYAEAIGPAVDRIRAATRRALQPPQDAALSIATLPSFGMRWLAPRLPDLSAHYPDMLVNLAARSSPFDFADEGFDAAIHFGLPDWPGAEHALLFREDVVAVCSPAWLAAHPLEQPADLVGKTLLSLDSRRDSWSRWFAAAGVPAKGPPAGPFYEHFLMLSHAAAAGLGVALVPRFLIVPELESGALVAPFDLVLTAEEAYYLVWPLDRPVSRMLDQFRAWLLREAAVS, via the coding sequence ATGACGGATCATCATCAGGAAGCCCGGCGCAAGGAACTGCCGCCACTGCCCGCGCTGGCCAGTTTCCTCGCCGCGATCGAAACCAGCAATTTCTCGCAGACCGGGCAGCGGCTTGCGCTCACCCAAAGCGCGGTCAGCCGCCAGATCGCCTTGCTGGAAGACTGGCTGCAGGTGAAGCTGTTCGAACGGAAGGGCCGGCGCGTGGTGCCGACCGCCGCCGCGCTCGCCTATGCCGAGGCGATCGGCCCGGCGGTTGACCGCATCCGCGCCGCCACGCGCCGCGCGCTGCAACCGCCGCAGGACGCGGCGCTGTCGATCGCGACGCTGCCCAGCTTCGGGATGCGCTGGCTGGCGCCGCGCCTGCCCGATCTCAGCGCGCACTATCCGGACATGCTGGTCAACCTTGCCGCGCGGTCCAGCCCGTTCGATTTCGCCGACGAAGGCTTTGATGCCGCGATCCACTTCGGCCTGCCGGACTGGCCTGGCGCGGAACACGCGCTGCTGTTCCGGGAAGACGTGGTGGCCGTCTGCTCCCCCGCATGGCTGGCGGCGCATCCGCTGGAGCAGCCCGCCGATCTGGTCGGCAAGACGCTGCTCAGCCTCGATTCCCGGCGCGATTCCTGGTCGCGCTGGTTCGCGGCGGCCGGTGTCCCGGCCAAGGGGCCGCCGGCGGGGCCATTTTACGAACACTTCCTGATGCTGTCGCACGCCGCCGCCGCCGGGCTGGGCGTCGCGCTGGTGCCGCGCTTCCTGATCGTGCCCGAGCTGGAAAGCGGCGCGCTGGTGGCGCCGTTCGACCTCGTGCTGACGGCCGAGGAAGCCTATTACCTCGTCTGGCCACTCGACCGGCCGGTCAGCCGGATGCTCGACCAGTTTCGCGCATGGCTGCTGCGAGAGGCGGCGGTCTCCTGA